The following coding sequences are from one Kallotenue papyrolyticum window:
- a CDS encoding Mu transposase domain-containing protein, with the protein MNLRSLRWLLLIIAGGLLGYVLVQRRRQLAAVLPQPLVEQAERIVIPWTTLERTTSEAGAEAQAAAAEPTTATEESEEGESDDSQRRKVSRRHRISYQGKQYGPLPEALVGQYVEVETRDDQLYVLHNGTPVASFKLQD; encoded by the coding sequence ATGAACCTGCGATCGCTCCGTTGGCTGCTGTTGATCATTGCCGGTGGGCTGCTGGGCTACGTGCTGGTGCAGCGCCGCCGCCAACTGGCTGCTGTCCTCCCACAACCGCTCGTCGAGCAGGCCGAACGTATTGTCATTCCCTGGACCACGCTGGAGCGCACCACAAGCGAAGCCGGCGCCGAGGCGCAGGCGGCGGCTGCGGAACCGACCACCGCGACGGAAGAGAGCGAAGAGGGCGAAAGCGATGACTCACAGCGCCGCAAGGTCAGCCGCCGGCACCGGATCAGCTACCAGGGCAAACAGTACGGCCCGCTGCCCGAGGCGCTCGTGGGGCAGTATGTCGAGGTCGAAACGCGCGACGATCAGCTCTACGTGCTGCACAACGGCACGCCGGTGGCCAGCTTCAAGCTTCAGGACTGA
- a CDS encoding Gfo/Idh/MocA family protein: MRAAVRFGIIGCGMIAAHHARAIHALRGLAELVAVADRHADRAARLACEHGVAAYRSLEALLRHPGLDAVCICTPSGEHAAQAIAALEAGKHVVIEKPADVSLAAIDRIAAARRAPAQKITVISQHRFDRSTQLVREAVRAGHLGRLTLGAAQVRWWRPQSYYDARAWRGTWRWDGGGALMNQSIHTIDLLQWLMGPVVEVSAYSACLAHERIEVEDTAVAAVRFAGGALGIIAGTTAAYPGLTARLEIHGDHGSAIIDNDELIYFHSAVLSTGTPDEPINQAARLLGYAPAMPAASAGANPANLSTAHQEQLRDFVTAILEDREPLVTLEEGRKPVEIILAIYASARRGRPVRLPLEERAGA, translated from the coding sequence ATGCGCGCAGCGGTCCGCTTTGGCATCATCGGCTGTGGCATGATTGCCGCCCACCATGCGCGGGCGATCCATGCGCTGCGCGGCCTGGCCGAACTGGTGGCCGTCGCCGACCGGCATGCCGATCGCGCCGCACGACTGGCGTGCGAACACGGCGTCGCTGCCTATCGCTCGCTGGAGGCGCTGCTACGCCATCCAGGACTGGATGCCGTGTGCATCTGCACGCCCAGCGGCGAGCACGCGGCCCAGGCAATTGCTGCCCTGGAAGCCGGTAAACATGTGGTGATCGAAAAGCCAGCGGATGTCTCGCTGGCGGCCATCGACCGCATCGCCGCCGCGCGCCGCGCGCCTGCCCAGAAGATCACCGTGATCAGCCAGCACCGCTTCGACCGCTCCACACAACTGGTGCGCGAGGCCGTGCGCGCCGGTCACCTGGGACGCCTGACCCTCGGCGCGGCGCAGGTGCGCTGGTGGCGGCCGCAGAGCTACTACGACGCGCGCGCCTGGCGCGGCACCTGGCGCTGGGATGGCGGCGGCGCGCTGATGAACCAGTCGATCCACACCATCGATCTGCTGCAATGGCTGATGGGACCGGTTGTCGAGGTCAGCGCCTACAGCGCCTGTTTGGCGCATGAGCGCATCGAGGTGGAAGATACTGCGGTGGCCGCCGTGCGCTTTGCCGGTGGCGCCCTGGGCATCATCGCCGGTACGACGGCAGCCTATCCCGGCCTGACCGCCCGGCTTGAAATCCACGGCGATCATGGCTCGGCGATCATCGACAACGATGAACTGATCTACTTCCACAGCGCGGTGTTGAGCACCGGCACGCCCGACGAGCCGATCAATCAAGCCGCGCGGCTGCTGGGCTACGCTCCGGCCATGCCCGCCGCAAGTGCCGGCGCCAATCCGGCCAACCTGTCCACGGCACACCAGGAGCAATTGCGCGATTTTGTAACCGCGATCCTGGAAGATCGCGAGCCGCTGGTTACGCTGGAGGAAGGGCGCAAGCCGGTCGAGATCATCCTGGCGATCTATGCGTCGGCGCGGCGCGGTCGGCCCGTGCGCCTCCCCTTGGAGGAGCGCGCAGGCGCCTAG
- a CDS encoding beta-galactosidase — translation MEHIPHYRLSREAVYTRLFEHMTYGGDYYPEQWPEEVWQEDVRLMREAGVNLVSLGIFAWARLEPQPGQYDFDWLDRIMDLLHAYDIRVNLATATASPPPWLAKHHPESLPVTHDGTRLWPGSRQHYCPSNQAYRTAAQALVQRLAERYRHHPALVLWHVGNEYGCHVSACYCDESAAAFRRWLQQRYTTLDALNRAWGTAFWSQQYGDWEEILPPRRTPTFSNPSQQLDWHRFCSDALLECFEMECAILREYTPHIPITTNFMHAFKPLNYWKWAAREDLVALDMYPDPAEADAHVYAALNYDLMRSLGQGRPWLLMEQATSQVNWRPYNFVKQPGQMRLWSHQAIARGSQGVMFFQWRQSCAGAEKFHSAMVPHVGTNSRIWREVVALGQELRRLDILLPSRIQAKVAIMWDWESWWALELEGKPSCSLRQIDQVRAFYEPLFARNITVDFVPPDGDLQSYRVVLIPNLYLVRETTAQRLADYVAGGGTVVIGFFSGIVDEHDHVWLGGYPAPFRRMLGVRIEEFIALPPQQHIGIITDDGNSYNAMLWSEVLELEGAIALAQYTTGFYAGYPAVTQNRFGQGIAYYLSTQLEAAGMSWLVQHVCDYAGVQPVYSTPPGVEAIVRQDGQRTWLYLLNHRATSIDVALNAPADDLLSGQRLATICHLEPYGVAILTPSHSSLTDSF, via the coding sequence ATGGAACACATCCCTCACTATCGACTCTCGCGTGAAGCTGTCTACACACGTTTATTTGAGCACATGACATATGGCGGTGATTACTATCCAGAACAATGGCCTGAAGAGGTTTGGCAAGAAGATGTGCGCCTGATGCGTGAAGCTGGCGTCAATCTTGTCTCGCTCGGCATCTTCGCCTGGGCCCGCTTGGAACCACAACCAGGCCAGTATGATTTCGACTGGCTTGATCGCATCATGGATTTGCTTCATGCCTACGATATTCGGGTTAACCTGGCTACGGCGACAGCATCTCCACCACCCTGGTTGGCTAAGCACCACCCCGAGTCATTGCCGGTAACGCACGATGGCACACGTCTGTGGCCAGGCAGCCGGCAGCACTACTGCCCCAGCAACCAGGCATATCGAACTGCAGCGCAGGCGCTGGTTCAGCGGCTGGCCGAACGATACCGCCATCACCCTGCCCTAGTGCTCTGGCATGTGGGCAATGAATATGGCTGCCATGTAAGCGCTTGCTATTGCGACGAATCAGCCGCTGCGTTTCGGCGCTGGTTGCAGCAACGCTACACAACCCTGGACGCCCTCAACCGCGCCTGGGGCACAGCCTTCTGGAGTCAGCAGTACGGCGATTGGGAAGAAATCCTCCCACCGCGGCGGACGCCTACTTTTAGCAACCCGAGCCAACAGCTTGATTGGCACCGCTTCTGCTCTGATGCATTGCTGGAGTGTTTCGAAATGGAGTGTGCTATCCTGAGGGAATACACCCCGCACATACCGATCACAACCAACTTCATGCACGCTTTCAAGCCGTTGAACTACTGGAAGTGGGCTGCGCGTGAAGATCTTGTAGCGTTGGATATGTATCCCGACCCGGCTGAAGCAGATGCTCATGTCTATGCCGCGCTGAACTACGATCTGATGCGTTCCTTGGGGCAGGGACGACCTTGGCTGCTCATGGAGCAGGCTACGAGTCAGGTCAATTGGCGTCCCTACAATTTCGTTAAGCAACCCGGTCAGATGCGCTTGTGGAGCCATCAAGCCATCGCGCGTGGTTCGCAAGGAGTCATGTTTTTCCAGTGGCGCCAATCGTGTGCCGGCGCTGAAAAGTTTCACAGTGCAATGGTACCCCATGTCGGCACCAATTCACGCATTTGGCGCGAGGTCGTTGCACTTGGGCAAGAACTGCGCCGTCTAGATATACTCCTGCCCAGCCGGATTCAGGCCAAGGTTGCAATTATGTGGGACTGGGAAAGCTGGTGGGCACTCGAACTGGAGGGCAAACCGAGTTGCTCATTGCGCCAGATCGACCAGGTTCGCGCCTTTTACGAACCACTGTTTGCCCGTAATATCACTGTTGATTTCGTCCCGCCTGATGGAGATCTCCAATCATACCGCGTAGTACTTATTCCTAACCTCTATCTTGTACGCGAGACAACCGCCCAGCGCCTGGCAGATTATGTCGCCGGCGGAGGTACTGTCGTCATTGGCTTTTTCAGCGGCATCGTTGATGAGCATGACCATGTTTGGTTGGGTGGCTATCCGGCTCCCTTCCGCCGCATGCTAGGCGTGCGTATTGAAGAGTTCATTGCCCTTCCACCTCAACAGCATATCGGCATCATCACAGATGACGGCAACTCCTATAACGCCATGTTATGGAGCGAGGTGCTCGAACTGGAAGGGGCGATTGCGCTCGCGCAGTACACAACAGGCTTTTATGCCGGGTATCCTGCTGTGACGCAGAATCGCTTCGGTCAGGGCATAGCCTATTACCTCAGCACGCAGCTTGAAGCTGCGGGCATGAGCTGGCTGGTACAGCATGTATGCGATTACGCCGGTGTTCAGCCGGTGTACAGCACACCACCGGGTGTCGAGGCCATCGTGCGCCAGGATGGGCAGCGCACCTGGCTCTACCTGCTTAACCATCGTGCTACATCCATCGATGTAGCGCTCAACGCACCAGCAGACGATCTGCTCAGTGGTCAGCGCCTTGCCACCATCTGCCACCTTGAACCCTACGGCGTCGCTATTCTGACACCTTCGCATTCTTCGCTCACCGATTCATTCTGA
- a CDS encoding sugar ABC transporter permease, which produces MHLRRSSTSSLLLQYAILIIGAFFAAFPIYFVFQASLRPGQQLYSTELQIIPTDVTLDNFRYVLKQIPLLHWLWNSIKVSLITTVATLFITVPGGYALSRFVFRGRKAILNGILILQAFPALLALPAFYLILLRLELLNSHLGLMLVYAAGATAFNLWNIKGYFDTLPTELSDAAVVDGATPTQAFVLVMLPLARPVLAVTALFGFLAGFGDFILANTVLFNEQLYTAPVGVFTLQNGYRNPWGWFAASALIIALPVTLLFLYLQRHLVSGLAIGAIKG; this is translated from the coding sequence ATGCATCTGAGACGGTCAAGCACCAGTTCACTGCTGTTACAGTATGCCATCTTGATCATCGGCGCTTTTTTTGCCGCTTTTCCAATCTACTTCGTTTTCCAGGCATCTTTGCGCCCAGGGCAACAACTGTATTCAACAGAACTCCAAATCATCCCAACTGATGTCACACTTGATAATTTTCGGTATGTCTTGAAACAAATCCCGCTGTTGCACTGGTTGTGGAACAGCATCAAAGTTTCACTGATTACAACAGTCGCCACTCTATTCATCACCGTACCTGGAGGCTATGCATTGTCACGCTTCGTGTTTCGAGGACGCAAAGCCATACTAAACGGCATACTCATCTTACAGGCCTTTCCTGCACTTCTGGCTCTTCCAGCCTTTTACCTTATTTTGTTGCGCCTTGAATTATTGAACTCACACCTTGGATTGATGCTGGTGTATGCCGCCGGCGCAACAGCCTTCAACCTCTGGAATATCAAGGGCTACTTCGATACTCTTCCCACTGAACTCTCGGATGCGGCTGTGGTGGATGGAGCTACACCGACGCAAGCCTTCGTCCTTGTCATGCTGCCGCTTGCCCGGCCAGTCTTAGCGGTCACTGCGCTCTTTGGCTTCCTCGCCGGCTTCGGTGATTTTATTCTGGCCAACACGGTTTTGTTCAATGAACAGCTTTACACCGCTCCGGTTGGTGTCTTCACACTTCAAAACGGCTACCGCAACCCGTGGGGCTGGTTCGCCGCCAGCGCCTTGATTATTGCCTTACCCGTAACACTGCTCTTCCTCTACCTGCAACGTCACCTAGTCTCCGGTCTGGCGATTGGAGCCATCAAAGGCTAA
- a CDS encoding GntR family transcriptional regulator, giving the protein MRLSKFDQPRYRTKQEFVYHTLREAIMRGELAPGQRLRIEELAQQLGVSPIPVREALQMLQSERLVENVPHVGATVARISKDAITEIFTVMEGLEMVATRAAAQRLTPDALQHLTTLLQAMDQAVANQAYDEWSELNTQWHSAVVQIAGMPMLQEMTERVLNQWDRVRRYYLKGVLVHRMAQAQQEHWQILEAMRTRDYERLERLVRQHNQGALAAYTEYLAQPATAPAAQ; this is encoded by the coding sequence ATGCGCCTGTCCAAGTTCGATCAGCCACGCTACCGCACCAAGCAGGAGTTTGTGTACCACACGCTGCGCGAGGCGATCATGCGCGGCGAGCTGGCGCCCGGCCAACGGCTGCGCATCGAGGAGCTGGCCCAGCAGCTCGGCGTGAGTCCCATTCCTGTGCGCGAAGCGCTGCAGATGTTGCAGTCGGAGCGGCTGGTCGAGAACGTGCCCCACGTCGGTGCTACTGTGGCGCGCATCTCCAAAGATGCGATCACCGAGATCTTCACGGTGATGGAAGGCCTGGAAATGGTCGCGACCCGCGCCGCCGCCCAACGCCTGACGCCCGACGCGCTCCAGCATCTGACCACCCTGCTGCAGGCGATGGATCAGGCCGTCGCCAACCAGGCCTACGATGAATGGTCCGAGCTGAATACCCAGTGGCATAGCGCTGTGGTCCAGATCGCCGGCATGCCGATGCTGCAGGAGATGACCGAGCGTGTGCTGAACCAGTGGGATCGCGTGCGGCGCTACTACCTCAAGGGCGTGCTGGTCCACCGCATGGCCCAGGCCCAGCAGGAGCACTGGCAGATTCTGGAGGCCATGCGCACGCGCGACTACGAGCGCCTGGAACGCCTGGTGCGCCAGCACAACCAAGGTGCCCTAGCCGCCTATACCGAGTATCTGGCCCAACCGGCCACCGCGCCTGCCGCACAGTAG
- a CDS encoding deoxyribonuclease IV: MPRMNFGAHMSIAGGVYRAFARGEAVGCRSMQIFVKNERQWQGKPLSDAEIRLFHAERERTGITPILAHASYLINLAAPNHELWERSIAACIDELERCRLLGVDYLVLHPGAHTGSGTETGIARVAQALNRILASSSGNTMILLENTAGQGSCLGGAFEELAAIIAQVAQPERLGVCLDTCHLFAAGYDIRQPVGYEATIAQALTLLGQARIHAFHLNDSQGGLGSRRDRHAHIGEGQLGLEAFALLVNDPRFQGRPMILETPKEPADADLRNLARLRELCQQTPIHQS; encoded by the coding sequence ATGCCGCGCATGAACTTCGGTGCGCATATGTCGATCGCCGGTGGCGTATACCGCGCCTTCGCGCGTGGTGAAGCCGTGGGCTGCCGGTCGATGCAGATCTTTGTCAAAAACGAACGCCAGTGGCAGGGCAAACCGCTGAGCGACGCGGAAATCCGCCTGTTCCACGCCGAACGCGAACGCACAGGCATCACGCCCATTCTGGCGCACGCTTCCTACCTGATCAACCTGGCTGCTCCCAACCATGAGCTGTGGGAGCGCTCAATCGCCGCCTGCATCGATGAGTTGGAACGCTGCCGACTGCTGGGCGTGGACTACCTGGTGCTCCATCCCGGCGCGCATACCGGCTCGGGAACGGAGACCGGCATTGCGCGCGTGGCCCAGGCGCTCAACCGCATCCTGGCATCCAGCAGCGGCAATACCATGATCCTACTGGAGAACACCGCCGGGCAGGGCTCGTGTCTAGGTGGCGCCTTCGAGGAGCTGGCAGCGATCATCGCCCAAGTGGCACAACCCGAACGTCTCGGCGTCTGCCTGGATACCTGCCACCTGTTCGCCGCCGGGTATGATATTCGCCAACCGGTCGGCTATGAGGCGACGATCGCACAGGCCCTGACCCTGCTGGGGCAGGCACGCATCCACGCCTTCCACCTCAACGACAGTCAGGGCGGGCTAGGCAGCCGTCGCGATCGGCACGCCCATATCGGCGAGGGCCAGCTCGGGCTGGAAGCCTTTGCGCTGCTGGTCAACGATCCACGCTTCCAGGGACGGCCGATGATCCTGGAAACACCCAAGGAGCCGGCCGATGCTGACCTACGCAACCTTGCCCGGCTCCGTGAATTATGTCAACAAACACCCATCCACCAAAGCTAG
- a CDS encoding Gfo/Idh/MocA family protein, which produces MASTPALRCAVIGINHPHIYGQVDLLLRAGAQLAAVYAPEPDLLAQFTRRYPQARVARSEAEILEDPTTQLIVSAAIPSERARIGIAAMRHGKDYMSDKPGFTTLEQLAEARRVQAETQRIYSICYSERFENRATVKAGELVRSGAIGEVLQTIGLGPHRARLHERPPWFFQRARYGGILNDIGSHQFDQFLFFTGAQQVEIVAAQVANYHHPQHPELEDFGEALLRSERASGYIRVDWFTPAGLATWGDTRLLILGTDGYIEVRKNIDIAGRPGGDHLFLVDQRSTRYIDCRDVALPYGPQLIADILHRTETAMPQAHCFLAAELALRAEAQAARRGHLRAAD; this is translated from the coding sequence ATGGCGAGCACCCCAGCGCTGCGTTGCGCAGTGATCGGCATCAACCATCCCCACATCTACGGCCAGGTCGACCTGTTGTTGCGCGCCGGCGCGCAGCTTGCAGCAGTGTACGCGCCGGAGCCCGATCTGCTGGCGCAGTTTACCCGGCGCTATCCACAGGCGCGGGTTGCCCGCAGCGAGGCCGAAATTCTGGAAGATCCCACGACGCAGTTGATTGTCAGCGCGGCGATCCCCAGCGAACGCGCCCGCATCGGCATCGCCGCCATGCGCCACGGCAAGGACTACATGAGCGATAAGCCGGGCTTCACCACGCTGGAGCAACTGGCCGAAGCCCGCCGCGTTCAGGCCGAAACACAGCGCATCTATTCGATCTGCTACAGCGAACGCTTCGAGAACCGCGCCACGGTCAAAGCCGGCGAGCTGGTGCGCAGTGGCGCAATCGGCGAGGTGCTGCAGACCATCGGCCTGGGCCCGCACCGCGCGCGGCTGCACGAGCGACCGCCCTGGTTTTTCCAACGCGCACGCTATGGCGGGATTCTCAACGACATCGGCTCGCACCAGTTCGATCAGTTTCTGTTCTTCACCGGTGCGCAACAGGTCGAGATCGTCGCCGCGCAGGTAGCCAACTACCACCATCCGCAGCATCCCGAACTGGAAGACTTTGGCGAGGCGCTGCTGCGCAGCGAACGCGCCAGCGGCTACATCCGCGTGGATTGGTTCACACCCGCTGGGCTGGCGACGTGGGGCGATACCCGCCTGCTGATCCTCGGCACGGACGGCTACATCGAGGTGCGCAAAAACATCGACATTGCCGGACGGCCCGGCGGCGATCACCTGTTCCTGGTGGATCAACGCAGCACACGCTACATCGACTGCCGCGACGTAGCCCTGCCCTACGGCCCACAACTGATCGCTGATATTCTGCACCGTACCGAAACGGCCATGCCTCAGGCGCACTGTTTCCTGGCTGCCGAGCTGGCGCTGCGCGCCGAGGCGCAGGCCGCGCGCCGCGGTCATCTGCGTGCCGCCGACTAA
- a CDS encoding sugar phosphate isomerase/epimerase family protein, whose amino-acid sequence MHDLTRLSLNQATIRQWDVRQAVEGCARAGVPAIGLWRERVAELGVERSARLVRDAGLAVSSLCRGGFFPAATTAERQRRIDDNRRAIDEAARLGTDVLVLVCGPAPDRDLQAARAMVHEAIGALLPYAQEHGVRLAIEPLHPMFAADRSVIVTLKQALDLAEQFPADVVGVAIDVYHVWWDPEVLPQIARAAGRILGFHVNDWIVPLPDVLNGRGLMGDGVIEIRKLRQAVDAAGYHGPIEVEIFNERLWAMDGDALLELICDRFRSWV is encoded by the coding sequence ATGCACGATCTGACGCGCCTGAGTCTCAACCAGGCGACGATCCGGCAGTGGGATGTGCGCCAGGCGGTCGAAGGCTGCGCACGCGCGGGCGTGCCGGCGATCGGACTGTGGCGCGAGCGGGTGGCTGAGCTGGGGGTGGAGCGCAGCGCGCGGCTGGTGCGCGACGCCGGACTAGCAGTCTCCAGTCTGTGCCGCGGTGGTTTTTTTCCGGCGGCCACGACTGCCGAACGTCAACGGCGTATCGACGACAACCGGCGTGCCATTGACGAGGCGGCGCGGCTGGGTACCGATGTCTTGGTGCTCGTATGCGGTCCCGCGCCGGATCGCGACCTCCAGGCCGCGCGCGCGATGGTGCATGAGGCAATTGGGGCGTTGCTGCCCTATGCTCAAGAGCACGGCGTGCGGCTGGCGATCGAGCCGCTGCATCCCATGTTTGCCGCCGATCGTTCGGTGATTGTTACCCTCAAGCAGGCGCTCGACCTCGCCGAGCAGTTTCCCGCCGATGTGGTCGGCGTGGCAATCGATGTGTACCATGTGTGGTGGGATCCGGAGGTGTTGCCGCAGATCGCGCGCGCGGCGGGACGCATCCTGGGCTTTCACGTCAACGATTGGATTGTGCCGTTGCCGGATGTGCTCAACGGACGCGGTCTGATGGGCGATGGCGTGATCGAGATCCGCAAGCTGCGCCAGGCGGTGGATGCCGCCGGCTACCACGGCCCGATCGAGGTCGAGATCTTCAACGAACGGCTCTGGGCCATGGATGGCGACGCGCTGCTGGAGTTGATCTGCGATCGCTTTCGGAGTTGGGTGTGA
- a CDS encoding dihydrodipicolinate synthase family protein: MALAVKLPTPDRGLQVYHLGAPARFAPSRTPIRGRIAYAAAHVVCDPLADTDPVAQPRIDWEATLRYRHYLWSLGLGVAEAMDTAQRGMGLDWPAARELIARAVGEARSVGGTIACGAGTDQLMPGPAVTLDDVIAAYEEQCAVVEQAGGRIILMASRALAACARGPEDYAYVYDRILAQVRQPVILHWLGPMFDPALAGYWGSHDLDTATEHCLQIIGTHAERIDGIKISLLDKAREIAIRRRLPAGVKLYTGDDFNYAELIRGDAHGFSHALLGIFDAIAPAASAALQALDAGDLERYEAILAPTVPLSRHIFQPPTYFYKTGVVFLAYLNGHQTHFRMLGGLESARSVVHLAQLFVLADRAGLLADPELAVHRMRHVLALAGIEEAGVCTI; encoded by the coding sequence ATGGCGCTCGCAGTGAAACTTCCCACGCCCGATCGTGGCCTGCAGGTCTATCACCTGGGCGCTCCTGCCCGCTTTGCGCCTTCGCGCACGCCGATCCGCGGTCGGATCGCCTATGCCGCGGCGCATGTCGTCTGTGATCCGCTGGCGGACACCGATCCCGTAGCGCAGCCGCGCATCGACTGGGAAGCGACGCTGCGCTACCGCCACTACCTCTGGTCGCTGGGACTGGGCGTGGCCGAAGCGATGGACACGGCGCAGCGTGGCATGGGTCTGGACTGGCCGGCGGCCAGGGAGCTGATCGCGCGCGCCGTGGGCGAGGCGCGTAGCGTGGGCGGCACGATCGCTTGTGGCGCGGGCACCGATCAGCTTATGCCGGGTCCGGCGGTCACTCTCGATGACGTCATCGCTGCCTACGAGGAGCAGTGCGCGGTGGTGGAACAGGCCGGCGGTCGCATCATTCTGATGGCCAGCCGTGCGCTGGCCGCCTGCGCGCGCGGGCCGGAGGACTATGCCTACGTGTACGATCGCATCCTCGCGCAGGTGCGCCAACCAGTGATCCTGCACTGGCTCGGTCCCATGTTCGATCCGGCGCTGGCCGGCTATTGGGGCAGTCATGATCTGGACACGGCGACCGAGCATTGTCTGCAGATCATTGGGACGCATGCCGAACGCATCGATGGTATCAAAATCTCGCTCCTGGACAAAGCGCGCGAGATCGCCATCCGCCGACGTTTGCCGGCGGGCGTCAAGCTGTACACCGGCGATGACTTCAACTATGCCGAGCTGATCCGCGGCGACGCGCACGGCTTCAGCCACGCGCTGCTGGGCATCTTCGATGCGATCGCACCGGCGGCCTCGGCGGCGCTGCAGGCGCTGGACGCCGGCGATCTGGAGCGCTACGAAGCGATCCTGGCGCCGACCGTGCCGTTGTCACGCCATATCTTTCAGCCGCCGACCTACTTCTACAAAACCGGCGTAGTGTTTCTGGCCTATCTCAATGGGCATCAGACCCACTTCCGCATGCTGGGTGGTCTGGAGAGCGCCCGTTCGGTGGTGCATCTGGCGCAGCTCTTTGTGCTGGCCGATCGCGCCGGCCTGCTGGCCGATCCGGAGCTGGCCGTGCACCGCATGCGCCATGTGCTGGCGCTGGCCGGCATCGAGGAGGCGGGCGTATGCACGATCTGA
- a CDS encoding Gfo/Idh/MocA family protein, with protein MAERRIGLIMNGVTGRMGTNQHLIRSIVAMRQQGGVPLPNGDRLIPDPILVGRSAHKLEALARAHGIERWTTDLDRALADPDDVIYFDAQTTSRRAEAVRAAIAAGKHIYCEKPTATDLETALELARLARLAGVKNGVVQDKLWLPGLLKLKRLVDSGFFGRILSVRGEFGYWVFEGDWQPAQRPSWNYRKEDGGGIIVDMFCHWSYVLGNLFGRVRAVSCLGATHIPERVDEQGRPYRATADDAAYATFELEHGIIAQINSSWAVRVYRDELFSLQVDGTEGSAVAGLRECRVQHRVNTPRAVWNPDIPNPINFWETWQEVPDNQEFDNAFKVQWELFLRHVACDEPFPYDLLEGARGVQLAECALRSWQERRWVDVPELSL; from the coding sequence ATGGCGGAGCGACGCATAGGTCTGATTATGAATGGGGTGACCGGGCGGATGGGCACCAATCAGCATCTGATCCGCTCGATCGTCGCCATGCGCCAGCAGGGCGGCGTGCCGCTGCCGAATGGTGATCGTCTGATACCCGATCCGATCCTGGTGGGACGAAGCGCGCACAAACTGGAGGCGCTGGCGCGGGCGCACGGTATCGAGCGCTGGACCACCGATCTGGATCGTGCGCTGGCCGATCCCGATGACGTAATCTATTTCGACGCGCAAACCACCAGTCGGCGCGCGGAAGCGGTACGGGCGGCGATCGCCGCCGGCAAGCATATCTACTGTGAAAAGCCGACCGCTACCGATCTGGAGACGGCCCTGGAGCTGGCGCGGCTGGCACGGCTGGCGGGTGTCAAAAACGGTGTGGTGCAGGACAAGCTCTGGCTGCCGGGATTGCTCAAACTGAAGCGGCTGGTGGACAGCGGGTTTTTTGGCCGCATCCTGTCCGTGCGCGGTGAGTTCGGCTATTGGGTCTTCGAGGGCGATTGGCAGCCGGCGCAGCGGCCTTCGTGGAACTACCGTAAGGAGGATGGCGGCGGCATCATCGTGGACATGTTCTGCCACTGGTCCTACGTGCTGGGTAATCTGTTTGGTCGCGTGCGCGCCGTCTCGTGCCTGGGCGCGACGCATATCCCCGAACGCGTCGATGAACAAGGCCGACCCTACCGCGCCACTGCCGATGATGCCGCCTATGCCACCTTCGAGCTGGAGCACGGCATCATCGCGCAGATCAACTCGTCATGGGCGGTGCGCGTCTACCGCGACGAACTGTTCAGCCTACAGGTGGATGGCACCGAGGGTAGCGCGGTTGCCGGCCTGCGCGAGTGCCGCGTGCAGCATCGTGTGAACACGCCACGCGCCGTCTGGAACCCCGATATCCCCAACCCGATCAACTTCTGGGAAACCTGGCAGGAGGTCCCCGATAACCAGGAGTTCGACAACGCCTTCAAGGTTCAGTGGGAGCTGTTTCTACGGCATGTGGCCTGCGACGAGCCCTTTCCCTACGATCTGCTGGAAGGCGCGCGCGGTGTGCAACTGGCCGAGTGCGCTCTGCGCTCCTGGCAGGAACGGCGCTGGGTGGATGTGCCGGAACTCAGCTTGTAG